In Leptospira brenneri, a single genomic region encodes these proteins:
- a CDS encoding ABC transporter permease, giving the protein MGIVSLITIRYIRGSRVLGFLSIKSRLSFIVMAVGVGLLVVVLSIFNGFQKQVKESLWQGGPHITIENSYGSGAIYDYDKVIEHLKSDPKLAESFVSVEGNITSHGLIQTNNNFNPIMIRAVPVDSIEKLVENGLPNFPRILQYDRDRIQSINTQKLVVVGKEMSAIYGYGLGHEITMAVPGGRFTVERGVQVNVQTFRLTGLFKTGYYNYDSKFVFLSLPQAQEFFKMEGAVNQVAIKVRSLDDLKLTKHRILSRLNEDNWNTKIQDETSWSVRTIAEEQENFLAALRLEKTIISIIVFLFIVLAALGMVATVHSLIRAKRRSIGTLKALGLASNDILLIFTLNAMIVGILSSLVGGMTGIFIATQLEVIINAISEIINGVGGLLNPGDWDPVELVPKDIYYFDHIPVDIDISFIFMVTTAATILSGLAGYFPARMAANLNPVDTIRND; this is encoded by the coding sequence ATGGGAATTGTCTCTTTAATCACAATCCGTTACATCCGAGGATCCAGAGTATTGGGTTTTCTCTCTATCAAATCCAGACTGTCGTTCATTGTTATGGCAGTGGGAGTCGGACTCCTAGTGGTAGTCCTCTCCATTTTCAACGGATTCCAAAAACAAGTCAAAGAATCTCTCTGGCAAGGGGGGCCTCATATCACCATTGAGAACTCTTATGGTTCTGGGGCGATTTATGATTACGATAAGGTCATTGAACACCTAAAATCAGATCCAAAATTGGCAGAGTCTTTTGTTTCTGTTGAAGGAAATATCACAAGTCACGGTCTCATCCAAACCAATAATAATTTTAATCCAATTATGATTCGTGCCGTCCCCGTCGATTCTATCGAAAAACTGGTGGAAAATGGATTACCCAACTTTCCAAGGATTTTACAATATGATCGAGATAGAATCCAATCCATCAATACACAGAAACTAGTCGTTGTTGGAAAGGAAATGAGTGCCATTTATGGATATGGTCTGGGTCATGAGATCACAATGGCTGTTCCAGGTGGAAGGTTCACTGTCGAACGAGGTGTACAGGTCAATGTTCAGACCTTTCGTTTGACCGGACTTTTTAAAACCGGTTATTATAATTATGATTCTAAATTTGTGTTTTTGTCTCTCCCGCAAGCACAAGAATTTTTTAAGATGGAAGGGGCAGTGAACCAAGTTGCCATTAAGGTTCGTTCTCTTGATGATTTAAAATTAACCAAACATAGAATCTTATCTCGGTTAAACGAAGACAACTGGAATACAAAAATCCAAGATGAGACTTCTTGGTCCGTACGAACCATTGCGGAAGAACAAGAAAACTTTTTAGCGGCTTTAAGACTTGAAAAAACAATCATCTCCATCATTGTTTTTCTTTTTATTGTTCTTGCTGCTTTGGGAATGGTGGCAACCGTCCATTCACTCATTCGTGCGAAACGTAGATCCATTGGAACTTTAAAAGCACTTGGTCTTGCTTCGAATGATATTCTATTAATTTTTACATTGAACGCGATGATTGTTGGGATTTTATCTTCGCTTGTTGGTGGGATGACGGGAATTTTTATTGCGACTCAATTGGAAGTCATCATCAATGCAATTTCTGAAATCATCAACGGAGTGGGTGGTTTACTGAATCCAGGAGATTGGGATCCAGTGGAACTTGTTCCCAAAGATATTTATTACTTTGATCATATCCCTGTAGATATTGATATTTCCTTTATCTTTATGGTCACAACCGCAGCGACCATCCTTTCTGGACTTGCTGGGTATTTTCCTGCACGTATGGCGGCCAATCTTAACCCTGTGGATACAATCCGAAATGACTAA
- a CDS encoding ABC transporter ATP-binding protein: MPTVSVRKLEKYYQVVDNRYHIIAGLDFEVLPGEIVSVEGASGVGKSTLLNILGAMDSFDDGEVDVCGVSLKNLNEKQRENFRAEKISFIFQQHLLLPDFTALENVMMPLLIARMNPSLAKQRAIEILQKVGLGERTESFPSQLSGGESARVGVARALVGRRQLILADEPTGNLDRDNSRHLMDLIKELQNEFKFSLILVTHDLELASMAHKRNRIVSGKLTPVT; the protein is encoded by the coding sequence ATACCAACTGTCTCTGTTCGCAAACTAGAAAAATACTACCAAGTTGTAGACAACAGATATCATATCATCGCAGGTCTCGATTTTGAAGTTTTACCCGGTGAAATTGTTTCAGTGGAAGGTGCTTCCGGTGTGGGAAAGTCGACTCTCCTCAATATTCTGGGAGCAATGGACTCGTTTGACGACGGCGAGGTGGATGTTTGCGGAGTCAGTTTAAAAAACCTTAACGAAAAACAAAGAGAGAACTTCCGAGCTGAAAAAATTTCTTTTATTTTCCAACAACATCTTTTGTTACCAGATTTTACCGCCTTAGAAAATGTAATGATGCCACTCTTAATCGCAAGAATGAATCCTAGTCTTGCAAAACAGAGAGCGATTGAAATTTTACAAAAAGTGGGTCTCGGAGAGAGAACCGAAAGTTTTCCTTCTCAACTTTCTGGTGGAGAGAGTGCTCGTGTGGGTGTAGCACGTGCTCTTGTGGGGAGAAGACAATTGATTTTGGCAGATGAACCCACAGGAAATTTAGATCGAGATAACTCGCGGCATCTAATGGATCTGATCAAAGAACTCCAAAATGAATTTAAGTTTTCTTTGATACTTGTGACTCATGACTTGGAACTTGCTTCCATGGCTCATAAAAGAAACCGAATTGTATCGGGGAAACTAACTCCAGTTACATAG
- a CDS encoding LIC_10230 family protein: MEKIKKQLPIISAVFIALVIIHSLFVDYSVHFPDSVSAENSESAMESLKPKVVAENGILNRISYLEAFLVELESRELPVDTEQEETKDNIKRVLVGQKLLLGLSLFYLLLTFSTAVSYVYRVWFHKSLANVFYPVSLILLLPKIFFQLNLVMQNEILSYFYFGFLVFTYITSIIAYRFILKNKDLAEGFQSLKFSSSLEEEGRSPSNTKTGSILSPVFHVAIIIFIGILIGNFVYIPLFLLQKHYVSEFSYFIFFLIGLLSLFYIFNYKKVGGEPSSSNWKNLAVSFAYLQFRFLRNSFWAAFSTILIVLFVTFLFSLLLFNIDLIQNNLGLFGKATEF, from the coding sequence ATGGAAAAAATTAAAAAACAACTTCCAATCATTTCAGCAGTGTTCATCGCACTTGTAATCATTCACTCGTTATTTGTTGATTATTCGGTTCATTTTCCAGATTCCGTTTCTGCAGAAAATTCAGAATCGGCGATGGAATCTTTAAAACCAAAAGTTGTCGCAGAGAATGGTATTCTAAATCGAATTTCTTATTTAGAAGCATTTCTCGTAGAACTGGAATCAAGAGAACTCCCTGTTGATACAGAACAAGAAGAAACAAAAGACAACATTAAACGTGTATTAGTAGGACAGAAACTCCTACTCGGACTTTCTTTGTTTTATTTGTTACTCACTTTTTCCACTGCCGTCTCTTATGTATACCGAGTTTGGTTTCATAAGTCACTTGCGAATGTTTTTTATCCAGTGTCTCTCATCCTTCTTTTGCCAAAGATCTTTTTCCAACTCAATCTTGTGATGCAAAATGAAATTCTATCTTATTTTTATTTTGGATTTTTAGTTTTTACTTATATCACAAGTATCATCGCCTACCGTTTCATTCTCAAAAACAAGGATTTGGCAGAAGGATTCCAATCTTTAAAATTTTCTTCTTCTTTAGAGGAAGAAGGAAGATCTCCAAGTAATACCAAAACAGGTTCTATCCTTTCACCGGTCTTTCACGTAGCCATCATCATCTTTATTGGAATTTTGATTGGAAACTTTGTATACATTCCACTATTTCTTTTACAAAAACATTACGTAAGTGAATTCAGTTACTTTATCTTCTTTTTGATTGGATTATTGTCTTTATTTTATATATTCAATTATAAAAAAGTAGGTGGAGAACCAAGTAGCAGCAACTGGAAAAACCTTGCTGTCAGTTTTGCTTATTTACAATTTCGATTTTTAAGAAATAGTTTTTGGGCTGCGTTTAGCACCATTCTGATTGTTCTTTTTGTAACTTTTTTATTCAGCCTTCTTTTATTTAATATCGATCTCATCCAAAACAATTTGGGTTTATTCGGAAAAGCTACCGAGTTCTAA